The Candidatus Zixiibacteriota bacterium DNA window GGACCAAGGTCACGGGCACGTGGATCTTGCGTTTGGGGGTTGGTTCGCCGTGACCCAGGTCACGGGCACGAGGATCTTGTGCTTGGGAGGTTGGTTCGCCGTGACCAAGGTCACGGGCACGTGGATCTTGTGCTTGGGAGGTTGGTTCGCCGTGACCAAGGTCACGGGCACGAGGATCTTGTGCTTGGGAGGTTGGTTCACCGTGATCAAGGTCACGGGCACGAGGATCTTGTGTTTGGGGGGTTGGTTCGCCGTGACCAAGGTCACGGGCACGAGGATCTTGTGTTTGGGGGTTGGTTCGCCGTGACCAAGGTCACGGGCACGTGCCCACCTGAAAGGTGGGGCACCCGGCCCTGTCGAAGGTACAGCAACACTCCGACCTCACGACTCTGGATCAAACATGAACACTCGAAGCTCCTGATCACAGCGACACGCTCTTGCGATCCGTGCGGCCCATTCGATGGCCTCCTTTCTTGAAGGCAGCTCAAGTACAGTGAATCCACCATTGAGCGGAGGCGCCCACGGGTAGCCGCCGTCAGCGACTGAGCCATTGGCCGACACCAGAACGGGCAGTACTGTTTCATCTATGCCACCGCCGAAAACGTAGACGCCCGCTTCCTTCGCCTCGCGTATCACCGCATGAGAGTCTCGAACCACTGCCTCCCACTCGCTGTCGGGTACATTCATTGCAGCACTGGGGAATGATATCAGATACTTTGCCACGATCCTATTTCTCCAACAGTCACAAATGTGTCACCCATGTCACCGGTCTAACGTGTTACCCATCTCGCCGGTTTATAGCCGAGAAATCCCACCCGGGACGCCCGCCCGCCGAGGCGGGGGTGGGCGACTCAGTATGTTGTGAAACGCTCACAGGTCGTCCGCCAAGCCCACGTGAAAGGTGGGGCACCCGGCACGAGGGCGTACACGACGCACGTTGTCGTCCACAGGCGGGTTGAGACCTCTTAGAACTTTGCCCAGCGGGGGACGCGGGGGAAGGGGATGACGTCGCGGATGTTCCCCATGCCGGAGATGTACATCAGCGACCGCTCGAAGCCGAGGCCGAATCCGGCGTGCGGCACCGAGCCCCAGCGACGAATGTCCAGATACCAGTCGTAGTTTTCGAGCGTGCCGATTTTTTTTGAAACGATACGGTCGGTGAGGACATCGAGTCGCTCCTCGCGCTGAGAGCCGCCGATGATTTCGCCGACTCCCGGAACGAGTACGTCCATCGCCGCGACCGTCTTGCCGTCATCGTTGAGGCGCATATAAAACGCTTTGATCTCGTCGGGATAGTTGTAGACGATCACGGGTTTCTTGAATGTCTTTTCGGTCAGGAAGCGTTCGTGCTCGGACTGGAGGTCGGCGCCCCAGTGGACGGGGAACTCGAAGGGTTCTTTTGCTTTCTCGAGAATCCGCACGGCTTCGGTATAGCTGATTCGTTCGAACTTCGAGGAGACGACGTTTTCCAGTCGCTTGCGCAGTTCTTCGTCTTTGGCGACCCAGGTATCGAAGAATTCCATGTCATCGGCGCATTCATCGAGGGCGAACCGGAAGAGGTTTTTGAGGAAATCCTCGGCGAGGTCCATGTTGTCGTCGAGTTCGGCCCAGGCCATCTCCGGCTCGATCATCCAGAATTCCGAGGCGTGCCGGGAGGTGTTGGAGTTCTCAGCGCGGAAGGTCGGCCCGAACGTGTAGATGTCGCCGAGTGCGGTGGCGAGCAGTTCGCCTTCGAGCTGTCCGGACACCGTGAGATATGCTTCGGATCCGAAGAAATCGGCATCCCAGTTGACTTCGCCGTCGATCCGGGGCACGTTGGCGAGGTCGTGGGTGGTGACGCGGAACAGGTTGCCGGCGCCTTCACAGTCTGAGGCGGAGATAATCGGGGTGTGGATGTAGTAAAAGCCGCGCTCCTGATAGTATTTGTGAATGGCGTACGCCATTTTTGAGCGGAGGCGGTTGATGGCTCCAAAGGTATTGGTGCGCGGGCGCAGGTGGGCGATTTCGCGCAGGAACTCGAAGCTGTGCCGTTTTTTCTGGAGCGGGTAGGTATCGTCGGTGGCTCCGACGAGCTGGAGTTCGGAGACAGCGATTTCGTATTTCTGGCCTTTGCCTTCGGAGTTTTTCAGGCGGCCTTTCATGCGGACGGCGGCGCCGGTTGTCAGCTTGTCGAGGACCGCGAAAGCGGAGGGGTCGTTGATGACGCCCTGGATGTTTTTGATGCAGGAGCCGTCGTTAACTTCGACAAATGCGACGTTTTTGCTGACGCGTACCGTTCGAATCCAGCCGAGGATGATGACCTCGGAATCGACCGGGACGGCGTCCTCGACGATTATACGGGCGATTTTCGTACGTGTCTTGTAGTCCATGATATGCTCCTGCGGGAATGTATTTTCTGCGTCACCGGGTGACGGTAAAGGCCTAAAAATAGCAGGAATTGCGCCAATGGCAAGGTTAAGAATGGGTTAAAGCGGTTCGGTTCGAAAAAAAACCGAGGGCCGGGTGAAACCTTGTTTTCTGGGGTCCGTATAAGCAAGTGACTGACCGAGACACAATAGCCTAAGTCAATCACATCTCAGTTCCCAACCTATCATTGGCCGCCGGGCCCCACAACCCGGCGGCTCCTCTTTTGTGGTCCAGGCGGCCGGGTTAGTCCTGACTCTCTTCGACAAAGCCGGCGTAGCGTTTGAGCAGGCGTTCGGAATCCTCGGGGGAGTGCGATTCGGCCATGATGTTAAACGAGGCGTGGGAGCGATCCGGGGCGATGAGGACCCAGCCGCCGTTTTCGAAGACGCGGACGCCGTCGATCAGTTCCCGTCGCTTGTCCTGAGTCGAGGTGATCAGCTTGCGCATGACCGTGCCTTTTTTTGACCAGGGGCAGGGTACGGAGCCGCTTCGGCGGTGGAAGCGGTCGTATTTTTCGCGGAGATCGGCGAGGCTGAGGCGAGTGCGGGCCATCAGTTCGAGGATCTTGGAGGTTGCGAACAAGGCATCGGCGCCCATCTGGAATCCGGGGAAGATGAAACCGCCGCGAGTTCCGCCGACGAAGCCGACCTGGCCGGCTCGCCGGACTTCCATCATGGCGCGGTGGTCGGAGCCGACCCGGACCACTTCGGTGCCGTATTCGGCGGCGATTTCTTCGACCCCCATCGAGGCGCCGACAGGGACGGCGATCCTTGCGGGTTTCATGGCCGTGACGAAGAGGTCGGTGACGATCAGCAGCAGCAGCTGGTTATCGAGGGGGGCGCCGGTTTCGTCGACGACGGTCAGTTTTTCGGCGGCCGAGTTATAGATGACACCGAAGTCGGCGCGGATAGACGACACGATAGCGGACAGTTGCACGAGCGCCTGAGTGCGGTCGGCGGACGTACTGGAGAACTTGCGGGGATTGAGGTTGGCGTTGAGTTCCGTGGCCGAAACGCCGAGGACGGAGAAGAGGTCCGGGAACAGCAGTGACGACGGTCCGTTGGAGTGGTCGACGACGATTTTGAAGCCGGCGCGCCTGATCAGGTCGACATCGAGTTCGGCGAGGAAGTCCTGTCGGTAGTTGAGGAGCACTCCCTGGGGGCGTTCGAGGTGGCCGATTTTGTCGAGGGAGGCGCGTTCGTAATCTTCGCCGAAGTAGTTGCGTTCGATTTTTTTGAGTTTGTTGGTGGGCATATCGAGCCCGGAGCCGTCGAACAGAATAAAGTCTATCAAGCGATAGTCGAGCGGGTTGTGGCGCACGTAGATGCCGGCGGTGTAGTGGCCCTGGGAGAGTCCGTAGCGGACGATCGGTACCGGCATGGCTTCGAGGTCGGCCACATGGACACCGGACGCGAGGA harbors:
- a CDS encoding transcription initiation protein; translated protein: MAKYLISFPSAAMNVPDSEWEAVVRDSHAVIREAKEAGVYVFGGGIDETVLPVLVSANGSVADGGYPWAPPLNGGFTVLELPSRKEAIEWAARIARACRCDQELRVFMFDPES
- the asnS gene encoding asparagine--tRNA ligase; this translates as MDYKTRTKIARIIVEDAVPVDSEVIILGWIRTVRVSKNVAFVEVNDGSCIKNIQGVINDPSAFAVLDKLTTGAAVRMKGRLKNSEGKGQKYEIAVSELQLVGATDDTYPLQKKRHSFEFLREIAHLRPRTNTFGAINRLRSKMAYAIHKYYQERGFYYIHTPIISASDCEGAGNLFRVTTHDLANVPRIDGEVNWDADFFGSEAYLTVSGQLEGELLATALGDIYTFGPTFRAENSNTSRHASEFWMIEPEMAWAELDDNMDLAEDFLKNLFRFALDECADDMEFFDTWVAKDEELRKRLENVVSSKFERISYTEAVRILEKAKEPFEFPVHWGADLQSEHERFLTEKTFKKPVIVYNYPDEIKAFYMRLNDDGKTVAAMDVLVPGVGEIIGGSQREERLDVLTDRIVSKKIGTLENYDWYLDIRRWGSVPHAGFGLGFERSLMYISGMGNIRDVIPFPRVPRWAKF